Proteins from one Corynebacterium epidermidicanis genomic window:
- a CDS encoding alpha/beta hydrolase, whose protein sequence is MRLKHSSHSFNTSHIRNMLLALLVAVATIFAAAPAAHADGRDWLRPGCTWAPQGHWIQACEVWSPAHNRNMLVFIQAATNGGNGGLYLLDGAQVGERDSNWASVSTAPATFENDNITLVMPAGGAGEFYADWGGVANDFMSSGQERPMWETFLAYELPGYLQQHFGVDPHRNAIAGVSMGAIPALTLSAHHPDQFRQAHALSGFIDPAMATHVGMIAGFSIASLLHSGKFLWEWFTINPLEFPGRILHADPVANVHKLRDGGVDVHVWSGNSHPGAGESYPGWLGADAISIHGETLITLSTNSFTDKARHQGLNVHRHYGAGLHTWQPWGRYMADHKGDVLWAIG, encoded by the coding sequence ATGCGCCTAAAACACTCCAGTCACTCGTTTAACACGAGTCACATCCGCAACATGCTGTTGGCCCTGCTCGTGGCCGTAGCAACGATTTTCGCTGCTGCCCCTGCTGCCCACGCCGACGGTCGAGACTGGCTACGGCCCGGCTGCACCTGGGCACCACAAGGCCACTGGATCCAGGCATGCGAGGTCTGGTCCCCGGCGCACAACCGGAACATGCTCGTGTTCATCCAGGCCGCAACCAACGGCGGCAACGGCGGCCTCTACCTGCTGGACGGCGCACAGGTCGGCGAACGCGACTCCAACTGGGCGTCCGTGTCCACTGCCCCGGCCACGTTTGAAAACGACAACATCACCCTCGTCATGCCCGCCGGAGGCGCAGGCGAGTTCTACGCAGACTGGGGTGGCGTTGCCAATGACTTCATGTCTTCCGGCCAGGAACGCCCTATGTGGGAAACCTTCCTCGCCTACGAGCTCCCGGGCTACCTGCAGCAGCACTTCGGAGTGGATCCGCACCGCAACGCCATCGCCGGCGTATCGATGGGCGCAATCCCTGCCCTCACCCTCTCCGCGCATCACCCAGACCAGTTCCGCCAGGCCCACGCCCTTTCTGGCTTCATCGACCCCGCGATGGCCACCCACGTGGGCATGATCGCTGGCTTCTCCATCGCCTCCCTGCTGCACTCCGGCAAGTTCCTGTGGGAGTGGTTCACCATTAACCCTCTCGAGTTCCCCGGCCGCATCCTGCACGCTGACCCAGTGGCCAACGTGCACAAGCTTCGCGACGGCGGCGTGGACGTCCACGTCTGGTCCGGAAACAGCCACCCCGGCGCCGGCGAATCCTACCCAGGCTGGCTGGGCGCTGACGCGATCTCCATCCACGGCGAAACCCTGATCACCTTGTCCACCAACTCCTTCACGGACAAGGCCCGCCACCAGGGCCTCAACGTCCACCGCCACTACGGCGCTGGCCTGCACACTTGGCAGCCGTGGGGCCGCTACATGGCCGACCACAAGGGCGACGTCCTTTGGGCGATCGGTTAG
- a CDS encoding MetQ/NlpA family ABC transporter substrate-binding protein — MAFALCACSGPSGKKLLRISTSLGPYSVMFQEAVAPELRRMGYDIKYVHKPELVDAALALANKEVDLNVEQNSRFTTSFNEQHGTKLINIQPIPSIEVGLYSSIHSHLDQVQPGQSVAVPDFPGNRARTLKLLEQAGWIKFNPVVSAEDVTAADVVYNPYDLKIKTIPPTTLINSVKDYDWVVLPGSLAFPAGMSPDQRLLGETLAPEFLIQVTVREGDRNTGWATAVTRTYQSKSFERYLQARNTDERWVSPQIRAT; from the coding sequence TTGGCTTTTGCCCTGTGCGCCTGCAGCGGCCCCTCCGGCAAGAAGCTGCTGAGAATCTCCACCTCCTTGGGTCCTTATTCGGTGATGTTCCAGGAGGCCGTGGCCCCGGAGCTGCGACGAATGGGCTACGACATCAAGTACGTCCATAAGCCCGAGCTTGTCGACGCCGCACTCGCGCTGGCCAACAAAGAAGTCGACTTAAACGTCGAGCAAAATTCGCGATTCACCACCTCTTTTAATGAGCAGCACGGCACGAAGCTGATTAATATCCAGCCGATCCCGTCCATCGAGGTGGGCCTGTATTCCAGCATCCATTCTCACCTTGATCAGGTGCAGCCAGGGCAAAGCGTCGCAGTTCCGGACTTCCCAGGTAACCGCGCCCGAACGCTGAAGCTGCTCGAGCAAGCCGGCTGGATCAAGTTCAACCCGGTTGTGTCCGCCGAGGACGTCACCGCCGCAGACGTGGTGTACAACCCCTACGACCTCAAGATCAAAACGATTCCGCCTACCACGCTTATTAACAGCGTGAAGGATTACGACTGGGTGGTTTTACCTGGCTCCCTCGCGTTCCCCGCTGGCATGAGCCCAGATCAGCGCCTGCTAGGCGAGACCCTAGCCCCAGAGTTTCTCATCCAAGTCACGGTGCGCGAGGGGGATCGAAACACCGGGTGGGCTACTGCCGTCACACGCACGTACCAATCTAAGAGTTTTGAACGTTATCTCCAGGCCCGAAACACTGACGAGCGCTGGGTCTCCCCCCAAATCCGTGCTACTTGA
- the amn gene encoding AMP nucleosidase — protein MEPNLVHCESADKAVDELIRLYDEAIAKALDLLEQGTPEGYEEVVYPRLVIDVEQWRPIDRTEPFAYVDKAGRYAATLSRPRLMRTYLVEMIARLTANYPCTIWVGPSTEQIPPAYIDDAPTLGRDTAFPQPSLDAVDDAIIDGEWDAFHGDELPLFHFTAQRFDIACKRIEHYTGLEVEGVQKFILFTNYDMHMAEFLRFAEAAGGRYVSVSSSPAGVQMPRIDLCTAAGDGITMINIGVGPSNAKTITDCLAVLRPECWVMIGHCAGLDGRMRIGDLILGNAYQRRDSLLDGRVGLDVPIPAIPEVQIALTAAVHEIYGGDMSLMRTGTVLSTADRNWEWHTPRELWESLRGSTAIAVDMESAALAANGYRYRVPYGTLLSVSDLPLHDVPKLPAGARAFYSSSKEAHVMCAVHAVEQLALDPARLRTRKLRRTIGEVPFR, from the coding sequence ATGGAGCCCAACCTCGTGCACTGCGAATCTGCCGACAAAGCCGTCGACGAACTCATCCGGCTGTATGACGAAGCCATCGCCAAAGCGCTCGACCTGCTCGAACAGGGCACGCCCGAGGGCTACGAGGAAGTGGTCTACCCGCGCCTCGTGATTGATGTCGAGCAGTGGCGGCCGATTGATCGTACGGAGCCGTTCGCGTACGTCGATAAGGCAGGGCGCTACGCCGCGACCCTCTCGCGCCCGCGTCTGATGCGCACCTACCTCGTCGAAATGATCGCGCGCCTCACCGCGAACTACCCGTGCACAATCTGGGTCGGCCCCTCCACCGAACAAATCCCGCCCGCCTACATCGACGACGCCCCCACCCTCGGCCGCGACACCGCCTTCCCGCAGCCCTCGCTCGATGCCGTAGACGACGCAATTATCGACGGCGAATGGGATGCATTCCACGGCGACGAACTGCCACTTTTTCATTTCACCGCCCAGCGCTTCGACATCGCCTGCAAGCGCATCGAGCACTACACCGGGCTCGAAGTCGAAGGCGTGCAAAAGTTCATCCTCTTCACGAACTACGACATGCACATGGCAGAATTCCTTCGCTTTGCTGAGGCAGCGGGTGGACGCTACGTCTCCGTGTCCTCCTCGCCCGCAGGCGTGCAGATGCCACGCATCGACTTGTGCACCGCAGCCGGCGACGGCATCACCATGATCAATATCGGCGTCGGCCCATCCAACGCCAAAACCATCACCGACTGCCTCGCGGTCCTGCGCCCCGAATGCTGGGTCATGATCGGACACTGCGCTGGCCTCGACGGCCGCATGCGCATCGGCGACCTCATCCTCGGCAACGCCTACCAGCGCCGCGACTCGCTTCTCGACGGGCGCGTCGGCCTCGACGTCCCGATCCCCGCCATCCCCGAGGTACAAATCGCCCTGACCGCCGCCGTCCACGAAATCTACGGCGGCGACATGTCACTCATGCGCACCGGCACCGTCCTGTCCACCGCCGACCGCAACTGGGAATGGCACACCCCACGCGAACTCTGGGAATCCCTCCGCGGATCCACGGCGATCGCCGTAGACATGGAATCCGCCGCACTCGCCGCCAACGGCTACCGCTACCGCGTCCCCTACGGCACCCTACTTTCCGTCTCTGACCTGCCCCTACATGATGTACCGAAACTACCCGCGGGAGCACGCGCGTTTTACTCGTCCTCCAAAGAAGCCCACGTCATGTGCGCAGTGCATGCGGTGGAACAACTCGCGCTCGACCCAGCCCGGCTGCGCACCCGCAAACTGCGCCGCACCATCGGCGAAGTGCCCTTCCGTTAA
- a CDS encoding HAD family hydrolase, whose product MKQKLNLLFDLYGVLLRTQSPQALANLERTIGSGPEMWEPYWRLRPGYDAGTLSDEAYWAAMQKELKLEPFDYEAARRVDFDGWLEPDQEMIDYVLELTRAGHRVGLLSNIPIGLGEAVKAKHTWLSEFDAVAMSGEMGVEKPSVRAYELALELLGTQAAQTHFFDDNPANVAAAERAGLKAHLFKDINDLRKVVDND is encoded by the coding sequence ATGAAGCAAAAACTCAACCTCCTCTTTGACCTCTACGGGGTCCTGCTGCGCACCCAATCCCCGCAAGCGCTAGCGAACCTAGAGCGCACGATCGGATCCGGCCCAGAAATGTGGGAACCCTACTGGCGCCTGCGCCCCGGCTACGACGCCGGCACCCTAAGCGACGAAGCATACTGGGCAGCCATGCAAAAAGAACTCAAACTTGAACCCTTCGACTACGAAGCAGCACGACGCGTCGACTTCGATGGCTGGCTCGAACCCGATCAAGAAATGATCGATTACGTCCTCGAACTCACACGCGCCGGGCACCGCGTGGGACTGCTCTCCAATATCCCCATCGGGCTGGGCGAAGCAGTGAAAGCAAAGCACACCTGGCTGAGCGAGTTTGATGCCGTGGCGATGTCCGGGGAGATGGGCGTCGAAAAGCCCAGCGTGCGGGCCTACGAGCTGGCGCTAGAGCTGCTTGGCACGCAGGCAGCGCAGACCCACTTCTTCGACGACAACCCTGCCAATGTTGCGGCGGCCGAGCGCGCCGGGCTCAAGGCGCACCTCTTCAAAGACATCAATGACCTGCGGAAAGTTGTAGACAATGATTAA
- a CDS encoding gamma carbonic anhydrase family protein: protein MIKEFNGKAPKIHPTAFVAPNAVIIGDVEIGPDASIWYNVVIRADVNKITIGARTNIQDGSVLHVDADAPCTLGDDVTVGHMALVHGAMVGNGTLVGMKSALLSRSVIGEGSLIAAGAIVLEGQTIPERTLAAGIPAKVKRDNEREFISHAAKYVALSKEHQN from the coding sequence ATGATTAAAGAATTCAACGGCAAAGCACCCAAAATCCACCCCACGGCGTTCGTCGCGCCCAACGCCGTCATCATCGGCGATGTCGAGATCGGACCCGACGCCAGCATCTGGTACAATGTGGTGATCCGCGCGGACGTCAACAAGATCACCATCGGCGCGCGCACCAACATCCAGGACGGCAGCGTCCTCCACGTCGATGCGGACGCACCCTGCACGCTTGGCGACGACGTCACGGTCGGCCACATGGCGCTGGTCCACGGCGCCATGGTAGGCAACGGCACCCTCGTCGGGATGAAGTCCGCGCTGCTGAGCCGCAGCGTCATTGGGGAAGGATCCCTGATCGCTGCCGGTGCGATCGTGCTGGAAGGACAAACAATCCCAGAGCGCACGCTTGCCGCGGGGATTCCCGCGAAGGTCAAACGCGACAACGAACGGGAGTTCATCTCCCACGCCGCGAAGTACGTAGCGCTATCGAAAGAGCACCAAAACTAG
- a CDS encoding MarR family transcriptional regulator — protein sequence MQTAFHQIFEKPTTPAAQVLYHIRQSPRIGRGELVTATGLSQPTITRAVIALTTAGLLQERRDLINTTRPGRPVVPLELTTWPGLLIGIAVDVDDCIIGCYDFRGRLLREVHVAEAAPEHPVSDVLEYIMAAIHRIKGEVPMPLRSISLGVASPHWTDLSWIKHRLEFEFSVPAIAANAAASIAIAEVQQNRNQANVFVLFDENSTSAAWITENAIISTSEIRTVDEWLRYIINGPRPSSVLFSGTGFSDPQVRTRIRSLLNTELGTEVQLRVTRPELETLRTISAALAMSPLQADPLKLAREASRASNRAAKSSVASEKSSR from the coding sequence ATGCAAACTGCTTTTCACCAGATTTTTGAGAAGCCGACTACCCCGGCTGCTCAGGTGCTTTATCATATTCGCCAGTCGCCGAGGATCGGCCGTGGCGAGCTGGTGACGGCCACGGGGCTCTCGCAGCCGACCATTACTCGCGCGGTCATTGCGCTGACCACTGCGGGATTGCTGCAGGAACGTCGTGATTTGATCAATACCACTCGCCCTGGTCGGCCAGTGGTTCCGCTGGAATTAACAACCTGGCCAGGGCTGTTGATCGGCATCGCCGTTGATGTCGATGACTGCATTATTGGTTGTTATGACTTCCGGGGTCGCCTGTTGCGCGAGGTGCATGTCGCGGAGGCGGCGCCTGAACACCCGGTCAGCGATGTACTCGAGTACATTATGGCTGCGATTCACCGCATCAAGGGTGAGGTCCCGATGCCGCTGCGGAGCATTTCCCTCGGCGTTGCTAGCCCACATTGGACGGATTTGTCCTGGATCAAGCATCGTTTGGAGTTTGAGTTCAGCGTGCCTGCTATCGCTGCGAATGCGGCCGCGTCGATCGCTATTGCGGAGGTGCAGCAGAATCGGAACCAGGCTAATGTCTTCGTGCTTTTTGATGAAAACAGTACGTCAGCTGCCTGGATTACCGAAAACGCCATCATTTCCACCTCCGAGATCCGCACGGTAGACGAATGGCTGCGTTACATCATTAACGGCCCACGCCCTTCCAGCGTGTTGTTTTCGGGGACTGGCTTTTCCGATCCGCAGGTACGCACCCGCATCCGCTCGCTCCTCAATACTGAGCTAGGTACTGAGGTGCAGCTTCGGGTAACCCGCCCCGAATTGGAAACCTTGCGCACGATTTCCGCTGCGTTGGCGATGAGTCCGCTGCAGGCAGATCCACTCAAGTTGGCCCGGGAGGCCAGTCGCGCCAGCAACCGTGCCGCCAAGAGCAGCGTCGCGAGCGAGAAAAGCAGCCGCTAG